The region CCTTCACCGGCTTCCCGACTGCACCGGACCACGAACATCTGACGGCTTTTGCACAGCTGGCGGTGCTGATGAACCAGCAGGCTATCAGCCAGAAGCGCATCCAGGCAAAGGATGTCAACGATGAGAATGAGAAATACGCACTCCGCACATGGCTCCTACGGCTGGGCATGAACGGTCCGGATTTCAAGGAAACACGCAAGATCCTCATGGAGAACCTTTCCGGCCATGCGGCTTTCCGCACGGATGAGGAAGCACAGAAGTTCCTTGCAAGGGAAAAGGCAAAGCGGGATGCCCTGAAAGCCGCGAAACAAGCCGCACAGAACGGCAATCCTGCCACAGGGGAAACGGTCGCACCGGATGCAGCCCAGCCGACACAGCCCGACTGTGGGGCAGACACGGCGCAGATGCTGGAGGCGGGAGCGTAAGCTCCCAAGCCCCCAATGGGGGCCGGAAAATATGCGACACCCTCTTCCATTGTACCGATATTAACTCTGAAAATGTACATTATCAAGCGGATAAACTGCAGAAATGTACACGATCATTCCACCTCATATTTGTCGAATATATGTTCTTTTATATCCTTGCTATTATCCGCACCTGACGGTAATATGCACATACCGAAAGGGAAAACAAGGAAAAAGCCAAAGGAGAACATACCATGAACGATAAGACAAGAGAGCAGATTGAAGCCATGAAGAAGCAGACCATCGGGGTCGAGATCGAGATGAACAACATCACCAGAGAAAAAGCTGCCAAGAAGGTAGCCGAATACTTCGGAACCAGAGCATGGTACGCGGACAGAGAATACGGATATTCCAGCTGGGCTTGTAAAGACCCGCAGGGCAGAGTTTGGAAATTCCAGAAGGATGTGAGCATCTACGGACCGGATGCAGAGAAATGCGAACTGGTCACTCCGATCCTTATCTACGAAGACATCGAAACCCTGCAGGACATCATCCGGCTGCTCCGCAAGGCAGGCGGGAAAAGCGGACCGAGCCGCGGCTGCGGTGTTCACATTCACATAGGTGTGGGCGACCACACCGCAAAGACCCTGCGGAATCTGGTCAACATCATGGCGGCACATGAGCGGCAGATTGGCAGAGCCATCCGCATCGATGCCGGACGCACCGGACACTATTGTCAGGTGGTCAACCACCGCTTCCTTGAACGGCTGAACCGAGAGAAGCCGACCACCATGAACCGGCTGGCAGACATCTGGTACGAAGGCAACGGTTCCAGCTGGGAAAACCGGAATGCCCACTACAATTCAAGCCGATACCATATGCTGAACCTGCATGCCACCTTCACAAAGGGGACCATTGAATTCCGGCTTTTCCAATTCGCAGACCCTGCGGACGGCAAGCGCAACGGACTGCATGCCGGTGAGATGAAAGCCTACATCCAGCTTTGCCTTGCGATGAGCCAGCTTGCCAAGATGGTCAGAACGGCAAGCCCAAGAGCCCAGCAGACCGACAACGACAAATACGCAATGCGGTGCTGGATGCTGAGGCTGGGATTCATCGGTGAGGAATTTGCAACGGCAAGGGAAATCCTTCTGCGGAACATGGAGGGCAACGCATCCTGGCGGAACAAATAAGCCGGAATGCACGGGCACCTTTTGGGCGGGCAACCGCCCTTGAGGTGGTAGAAGGAGGTGCAGGATTATGAAAAAAAGCACGGTAAAAAATGAAATCACCCAGATGGGAAGGGCATTCAAGGTGACCATCACCGAAACCTACCAGAGAACCATCACGGTGTATGAATCCGAAATGAAAGAGCCGACC is a window of Enterocloster clostridioformis DNA encoding:
- a CDS encoding amidoligase family protein, producing MNDKTREQIEAMKKQTIGVEIEMNNITREKAAKKVAEYFGTRAWYADREYGYSSWACKDPQGRVWKFQKDVSIYGPDAEKCELVTPILIYEDIETLQDIIRLLRKAGGKSGPSRGCGVHIHIGVGDHTAKTLRNLVNIMAAHERQIGRAIRIDAGRTGHYCQVVNHRFLERLNREKPTTMNRLADIWYEGNGSSWENRNAHYNSSRYHMLNLHATFTKGTIEFRLFQFADPADGKRNGLHAGEMKAYIQLCLAMSQLAKMVRTASPRAQQTDNDKYAMRCWMLRLGFIGEEFATAREILLRNMEGNASWRNK
- a CDS encoding DpnD/PcfM family protein encodes the protein MKKSTVKNEITQMGRAFKVTITETYQRTITVYESEMKEPTVQEAERMAEDWWQDSQIELEKEDFQGVEFMGREDGASDE